A single Ignavibacteriales bacterium DNA region contains:
- a CDS encoding phosphoglycerate dehydrogenase produces MKKIIITDNVDKKAVALLKDAAFEVNYTPGMKPEDIYKVIGEYHGMIVRSDTKVNAEMISHMQSMEVIGRAGTGVDNIDSAAATRKGIIVMNTPGGNTISTAEHAFSMMMSLCRNIPQADASVKSGKWDRKSYKGTEVHGKTLGVVGLGKIGREVALRAQAFGMQIIGYDPLLSSDLAVKMNVELTTLDDIYKRSDIITVHVPLDATTKDLLRKETFAKCKDGVKIINCARGGIVNEDDLLEALNSGKVSGAAMDVFVKEPPDFSHPLLKHPKFVSTPHLGASTDEAQEKVAIQIAEQIIDLFKKKIVYGAVNAAAVEAAGKPELAPYIKLAESMGALQSQLLTSQVKSLRVNLFGDLLNNSVSLMTAAVLKGFLKNRIPEPVNYINAGYFAKEMGLQIEEVKSSEHPDYINLISVECTTSQDKRKLDGVVFGNNEIRIVNIDEFHLELNPEGDMLFYTNLDKPGMLAKVGAILAENDINIAGLSLGRFGIGKEALTVINLDSGMEKVVLDKISSIDGVSKVFSVKI; encoded by the coding sequence ATGAAAAAAATAATCATAACTGACAATGTTGATAAAAAAGCCGTAGCGCTCCTTAAGGATGCCGCCTTTGAAGTGAATTACACCCCCGGCATGAAGCCGGAGGATATATATAAAGTGATAGGGGAGTATCACGGCATGATTGTGCGCAGTGATACAAAGGTAAATGCCGAGATGATTTCACACATGCAGAGTATGGAAGTAATCGGGCGTGCCGGAACCGGCGTTGATAATATAGATTCAGCCGCGGCGACCCGCAAGGGAATCATTGTGATGAATACTCCCGGGGGCAATACCATTTCCACCGCGGAGCATGCATTTTCGATGATGATGTCCCTCTGCCGTAATATCCCGCAGGCGGATGCATCGGTAAAAAGCGGCAAATGGGACAGGAAATCCTATAAAGGCACTGAGGTGCACGGTAAAACGCTCGGTGTGGTGGGGCTTGGTAAAATCGGCCGAGAAGTTGCGCTCCGTGCGCAGGCATTCGGCATGCAGATTATCGGGTATGATCCGCTCCTCAGCAGTGATCTTGCCGTTAAAATGAACGTTGAACTGACCACGCTCGATGATATATATAAACGCTCTGACATCATTACCGTTCATGTTCCTCTTGACGCAACAACCAAAGACCTGCTCAGAAAAGAAACATTTGCAAAGTGCAAGGACGGAGTTAAAATAATCAACTGCGCCCGCGGAGGAATTGTGAATGAGGATGATCTGCTGGAGGCGCTAAATTCCGGAAAAGTATCCGGCGCTGCCATGGATGTATTCGTAAAAGAGCCGCCTGACTTCTCCCATCCGCTGCTGAAGCATCCAAAGTTTGTGAGCACGCCCCATCTCGGAGCATCCACCGATGAAGCGCAGGAAAAAGTAGCGATTCAGATAGCTGAACAAATCATAGACCTTTTCAAGAAAAAAATAGTTTACGGAGCGGTGAATGCAGCCGCGGTTGAGGCTGCCGGCAAGCCGGAGCTCGCGCCGTATATAAAACTGGCGGAAAGCATGGGGGCCCTGCAGTCCCAGCTTCTTACTTCACAGGTGAAATCACTTCGTGTGAATCTTTTTGGCGACCTGCTCAATAATTCTGTTTCCCTCATGACCGCTGCTGTGCTGAAAGGATTTTTAAAGAACAGAATTCCCGAGCCGGTTAATTATATTAACGCAGGCTATTTTGCAAAAGAAATGGGTCTGCAGATCGAGGAAGTGAAATCCTCTGAACATCCTGATTATATTAATCTGATTTCGGTAGAATGCACCACCTCACAGGACAAGAGGAAGCTCGACGGAGTGGTATTTGGCAATAACGAAATACGCATCGTCAACATAGATGAGTTTCATCTTGAGCTGAATCCGGAAGGTGATATGTTGTTTTATACCAACCTGGATAAGCCGGGAATGCTGGCAAAAGTAGGCGCAATTCTCGCTGAAAATGACATCAATATTGCCGGACTTTCACTCGGCCGGTTTGGTATCGGGAAGGAGGCACTGACCGTAATTAACCTGGATTCGGGCATGGAAAAAGTGGTTTTAGACAAAATATCTTCCATAGACGGCGTTTCTAAGGTATTTTCGGTCAAAATCTGA
- the dut gene encoding dUTP diphosphatase — MKQKEIPVYFKRLSPEFADIPLPAYATEGSAGLDIRAAINETVLLQPGGFTKIPTNLTAEIPAGYEIQVRPRSGLAAKHGVTVLNSPGTIDSDYRGEIQVILINHGPEPFEIHRGDRIAQLVLAQVVRMDVAETLSVSDTKRGSGGFGSSGKK; from the coding sequence ATGAAACAAAAAGAAATCCCCGTTTATTTTAAGAGACTCTCCCCTGAGTTTGCAGATATTCCGCTCCCCGCTTATGCTACCGAGGGGAGTGCCGGACTTGATATCCGTGCTGCAATAAATGAAACGGTTCTGCTGCAGCCTGGCGGGTTTACTAAAATTCCTACCAATCTTACTGCTGAAATTCCTGCCGGTTATGAGATTCAGGTACGCCCCCGCAGCGGTCTGGCGGCAAAACATGGTGTTACGGTATTAAACTCCCCCGGGACCATTGATTCCGACTACCGGGGAGAAATTCAGGTGATTCTTATTAATCACGGACCGGAGCCGTTTGAGATTCACAGGGGGGACCGGATAGCTCAGCTCGTTCTGGCGCAGGTCGTCCGGATGGATGTTGCGGAAACCCTGTCGGTGAGTGATACAAAACGGGGGAGCGGGGGATTTGGCTCTTCAGGCAAAAAATAA
- a CDS encoding SDR family oxidoreductase, whose product MADTKKWALVLGASSGFGEATAIQMAKEGFNVAGVHLDRAATMPNVERIKSEIEKQGVKALFFNANAADEAKRKEILDTLENLPEGKAEVFMLLHSLAFGALKPFVDFNSETPLTKAQMEMTLDVMAHSLVYWTQDLFYRKMLARKARIFAMTSSGSHIAIPSYGAVSAAKAALESHCRQLAMELGDLEVAVSPIMAGVTDTPALRKIPGNTPMINVAQRKNPRNRLTTPEDIAKVIALLCKDGGEWVSGGLIHADGGEDVVNFNGQRADGSNLI is encoded by the coding sequence ATGGCTGACACCAAAAAGTGGGCATTAGTCCTTGGTGCATCCTCTGGATTTGGCGAGGCGACCGCTATTCAGATGGCAAAAGAAGGATTTAACGTTGCCGGCGTTCATCTTGACCGGGCTGCAACAATGCCTAATGTCGAGAGGATAAAATCCGAAATTGAAAAACAGGGTGTTAAAGCTCTGTTCTTTAACGCGAATGCAGCCGATGAGGCAAAACGTAAAGAAATTCTTGACACGCTGGAAAATTTGCCCGAAGGGAAAGCAGAAGTTTTTATGCTGCTTCACTCTCTGGCATTTGGCGCGCTTAAACCATTTGTTGATTTTAACAGTGAAACACCCCTCACTAAAGCACAAATGGAAATGACGCTCGACGTGATGGCACATTCTCTGGTTTACTGGACTCAGGACCTTTTCTACCGCAAGATGCTTGCCCGCAAAGCAAGGATTTTTGCCATGACAAGTTCAGGCAGTCACATTGCTATTCCCTCCTATGGCGCCGTTTCTGCTGCAAAAGCAGCTCTCGAATCTCACTGCCGCCAGCTTGCCATGGAGCTCGGTGATCTGGAAGTTGCAGTCAGCCCCATCATGGCTGGTGTAACCGATACCCCGGCTTTGCGCAAAATTCCGGGAAATACCCCGATGATCAATGTGGCGCAGAGAAAAAATCCGCGCAACCGGCTTACCACCCCTGAGGATATCGCAAAAGTGATAGCCCTTTTATGCAAGGATGGAGGCGAATGGGTTTCCGGAGGTCTTATTCATGCAGACGGCGGCGAGGATGTGGTCAATTTTAACGGTCAGCGTGCTGACGGTTCTAATTTAATTTGA
- the dnaE gene encoding DNA polymerase III subunit alpha has product MTEFIHLHNHTHYSLMDGAASVKALVMAAKKQGMQSVAITDHGVMYGVPEFYRKCKEEGIKPIIGMEAYIVLDRSRSEKTKQEEVNGRKKKQYQHLILLAKNMTGYKNLIKLSTIGFLEGYYYRPRIDMEVLRQYSEGLICTSACLGGIVSHFIAENEPEKAEKIARDFKELFGDDFYLELQDHGLEKDKLILHAVPRLAKKLDIPLIATNDCHYISKDDALAHNVLVHLSDKTGEVDFRKLRYGTDQLYFKSAAEMKSLFREWPASIENTLAIDEKIDLNLDNKENHFPEFPIPDDSPAKDLDGYMEYLAHEGLKKKFHEITPEIKQRFDFEVATIRDMGFSGYFLIVQDFINAAKNMGIPVGPGRGSAAGSLVAYSLGITNVDPLKYNLLFERFLNPARRSMPDIDVDFADDQRGDVIDYVKRKYGDENVAQIITFSRLSSKQAIRDVARVLRLPLTMVDKITKVIPAKFGKVLSIDEALELPDLKWIRDSQEEDIKNLITFARKLENLNRNHSKHAAGVIITSKKVSDIVPLSRAEGQTEIVTQFNMKELESSGLLKMDFLGLRTLTIIRDAIKMVEEIHGVTINIDDIPDNDAKTFELFSRGQTTGIFQFESAPMREYLRKLRPESISDLAAMNALYRPGPMEFIDDFIDRKAGRKKIEYAHPLLEGILKETYGIIVYQEQVIQIANVIAGMSLADADLLRRAMGKKDLETMKKQEEKFIKGAVENNVPAHSAREIFANIDKFANYGFNKSHAVAYSVVAYQTAYLKANYTAEFLASNLSHEMKNKDKIAIFLEECRKLHIDVLPPDVNNPSVSFTLEEGSIRFGLSAVRNVGVNVVEEIIRTRKKIGRKFTSLFDFTSSVNTRTVNKRAMEGLVLAGAFDSIHPNRKALFESIETALDYGGRAQEYLEKITDSLFGASEDMMQISEPELRFTEDWSEAERLRQEREMLGFYLTGHPLRKYELEANSFSTIRLGEAGEMADEDAGGLERVVGVVTEVNVKLDKKGNKMAFLTINDLTGACECMMFSSVYEKCGEMLEPEKVFLFQGYTEKAGDNLKLRLENVIPVEASRDMLTKYIEIIIDRDNHTPEIISELEPVLKKHKGNLPVHIRLLSSGEYDDQKFRLRSITVSNNPGTIEEITRLVGENFVKLAVSKI; this is encoded by the coding sequence ATGACAGAATTCATTCATTTACATAATCACACACATTACAGTCTCATGGATGGCGCGGCCAGCGTTAAAGCGCTGGTTATGGCTGCCAAAAAGCAGGGGATGCAGTCTGTTGCCATTACCGACCATGGCGTGATGTATGGTGTTCCTGAGTTTTACAGGAAATGTAAAGAAGAAGGCATCAAACCGATTATCGGTATGGAAGCATATATTGTGCTTGACCGCAGTAGGTCTGAGAAGACTAAGCAGGAAGAAGTAAACGGCAGGAAGAAAAAGCAGTACCAGCATCTGATTCTTCTTGCAAAGAATATGACAGGTTATAAAAACCTGATAAAGCTTTCAACCATCGGATTCCTTGAAGGATATTATTACAGGCCCCGTATTGATATGGAAGTACTGCGGCAGTATTCCGAAGGGCTAATCTGCACAAGCGCATGTCTCGGCGGAATTGTCTCCCACTTTATTGCAGAGAATGAACCGGAGAAAGCGGAGAAAATCGCACGGGATTTTAAAGAACTCTTTGGTGATGACTTTTATCTGGAATTGCAGGATCACGGCCTCGAAAAAGATAAACTGATTCTGCATGCCGTTCCACGTCTGGCAAAAAAACTTGATATACCGCTGATAGCAACCAACGACTGCCATTATATATCAAAGGATGACGCGCTTGCCCATAACGTGCTGGTGCATCTTTCTGATAAAACGGGCGAGGTGGATTTCAGAAAACTCCGTTACGGCACCGATCAGCTGTACTTTAAGAGTGCGGCCGAGATGAAAAGCCTTTTCCGTGAGTGGCCGGCATCAATTGAGAATACCCTGGCAATTGATGAAAAAATTGACCTGAATCTTGATAATAAAGAAAATCATTTCCCCGAATTTCCGATTCCGGATGACTCACCGGCCAAAGACCTTGACGGATATATGGAGTATCTTGCTCATGAAGGTCTCAAAAAGAAATTCCATGAAATAACTCCGGAGATTAAGCAGCGCTTTGACTTTGAAGTAGCCACAATCCGTGATATGGGATTTTCCGGTTACTTCCTTATAGTGCAGGATTTTATTAACGCAGCAAAAAACATGGGAATACCAGTCGGACCGGGGCGTGGAAGCGCGGCAGGAAGTCTTGTCGCCTATTCACTGGGTATTACGAATGTTGACCCGCTGAAGTATAATCTGCTGTTTGAACGGTTTCTTAATCCCGCCCGCCGCTCCATGCCTGATATAGACGTGGACTTTGCTGACGATCAGCGCGGGGATGTGATAGATTACGTAAAACGGAAATACGGGGATGAAAATGTCGCGCAGATTATTACCTTTTCCCGGCTCTCTTCAAAGCAGGCAATCCGTGATGTGGCACGTGTGCTGCGCCTGCCTCTTACCATGGTGGATAAAATCACCAAGGTAATTCCGGCAAAATTCGGTAAAGTGCTTTCCATTGATGAAGCGCTTGAACTGCCTGATCTGAAATGGATTCGCGATTCGCAGGAAGAGGATATAAAAAATCTTATCACCTTTGCCCGCAAACTGGAAAACCTTAACCGGAATCACTCCAAGCATGCGGCAGGGGTTATTATCACCTCAAAGAAAGTTAGTGATATAGTTCCGCTTTCACGGGCGGAGGGGCAGACAGAAATTGTAACTCAGTTCAATATGAAAGAACTGGAAAGCAGCGGCCTGCTCAAAATGGACTTCCTCGGCCTGCGGACTTTAACTATTATACGTGACGCAATTAAGATGGTTGAGGAAATTCACGGGGTCACGATAAATATAGACGACATTCCTGATAACGACGCAAAAACCTTTGAACTCTTTTCACGCGGTCAGACAACCGGCATCTTTCAGTTTGAATCTGCCCCGATGCGGGAGTATCTGCGTAAGCTGAGGCCGGAAAGCATCAGTGATCTTGCGGCCATGAACGCACTCTACCGCCCGGGTCCGATGGAGTTCATTGATGACTTTATTGACCGCAAGGCAGGCAGAAAAAAAATTGAATACGCGCATCCTCTGCTTGAAGGTATCCTCAAAGAAACCTATGGGATTATCGTCTATCAGGAACAGGTAATACAAATTGCAAACGTGATTGCCGGTATGTCTCTTGCTGATGCAGATCTTCTCCGCCGCGCCATGGGTAAAAAAGATCTGGAAACCATGAAAAAGCAGGAGGAGAAATTCATTAAGGGAGCGGTCGAGAATAACGTTCCTGCTCATTCCGCCCGTGAAATTTTTGCCAACATAGACAAGTTCGCAAACTATGGATTTAATAAGAGCCATGCGGTGGCTTATTCCGTTGTGGCGTATCAGACCGCGTATCTGAAAGCGAACTATACAGCGGAATTCCTGGCTTCAAACCTTTCTCACGAAATGAAGAATAAGGATAAAATAGCCATCTTCCTCGAAGAGTGCAGAAAGCTTCATATTGATGTGCTTCCTCCGGATGTAAATAATCCGTCGGTATCATTCACTCTGGAAGAGGGGAGCATCCGTTTTGGTCTTTCAGCGGTGAGAAATGTGGGGGTTAATGTGGTTGAAGAAATTATCCGCACGAGAAAAAAAATCGGAAGAAAATTCACTTCACTGTTCGACTTTACTTCCAGTGTAAATACCCGTACCGTAAATAAACGTGCTATGGAAGGGCTTGTTCTTGCCGGAGCGTTTGACAGTATCCATCCCAACCGGAAAGCGCTTTTTGAAAGTATTGAAACCGCGCTTGATTATGGCGGCAGGGCGCAGGAGTATCTGGAAAAAATCACCGACAGTCTCTTTGGTGCTTCTGAGGATATGATGCAGATCAGCGAACCTGAACTCAGATTTACCGAAGACTGGTCTGAAGCAGAACGCCTCCGTCAGGAGCGAGAAATGCTCGGCTTTTATCTGACAGGTCACCCGCTGCGCAAATATGAGCTTGAGGCAAACTCCTTCTCAACCATCCGCCTAGGTGAAGCCGGAGAAATGGCTGATGAGGATGCCGGCGGCCTTGAACGGGTGGTCGGTGTTGTAACCGAGGTAAATGTAAAACTTGATAAAAAGGGGAACAAGATGGCATTTCTGACAATAAATGACCTCACCGGGGCCTGCGAGTGCATGATGTTTTCTTCAGTATATGAAAAATGCGGTGAAATGCTTGAGCCGGAAAAAGTATTCCTGTTTCAGGGTTACACAGAAAAAGCAGGGGACAATCTGAAACTCCGGCTGGAAAACGTAATCCCGGTTGAGGCTTCCCGTGATATGCTTACGAAGTATATTGAAATAATTATTGACCGGGATAATCATACGCCGGAAATAATTTCAGAACTGGAGCCGGTGCTTAAAAAGCACAAAGGCAATCTGCCCGTGCACATCCGGCTGCTCTCCTCCGGCGAGTATGATGATCAGAAATTCAGGCTCAGGAGCATCACCGTCTCAAATAATCCGGGAACCATAGAAGAAATCACACGGCTGGTCGGTGAAAATTTTGTGAAGCTGGCGGTTTCTAAAATATAG
- the trxA gene encoding thioredoxin, producing the protein MKALEATDANFETEVLKSDLPVLVDFWAVWCGPCKMIAPVVEEIAGEYSGKLKVAKVDVDENPMSGQKYGVRSIPTLLLFKQGKVVETIIGAMPKPKLLDRIKPHLV; encoded by the coding sequence ATGAAAGCTCTCGAAGCTACTGATGCTAATTTTGAAACAGAAGTTCTGAAATCCGATCTCCCCGTGCTGGTTGATTTCTGGGCTGTCTGGTGCGGACCCTGCAAGATGATTGCTCCGGTTGTGGAGGAAATTGCCGGTGAATACTCGGGCAAACTGAAAGTTGCCAAAGTTGATGTTGATGAAAACCCGATGAGCGGCCAGAAATATGGTGTCCGCAGCATTCCCACGCTTCTGCTGTTCAAACAGGGAAAAGTGGTTGAGACCATCATCGGTGCGATGCCAAAACCGAAACTGCTTGACCGCATCAAACCGCATCTGGTCTGA
- a CDS encoding T9SS type A sorting domain-containing protein, with amino-acid sequence MLKRAFTIFAAVAVFASVSFAQSGAVKDVKKVQLQNEHYQAPQVVTDNVLPSVFPVNTPAVGDTIGTTNYDYFTNSVVRNQVFFNPADGKVHFAVMLRQPGSKRVIHYIYPDGAVYAKMVPFDSVAAASGWPDISVKNVGSDLGTVAVVGHTPSKLGISDGASPFLVTQFNSSTDPSVAWGGENIFLAASGNRTQFQFYKSEDLGSTFTNWDSISSYHPTPIWWVENGGVEVGIATSPDNNYIAYYGTNAGQAGGGAHVYNPVSADSADNFWAIYSTNGGTSFTGMRIAADGVIGLVANRPGYAPLFENFGHVDMAVANNGVWHAVANGYGLTFDGTGTATGNMFPLIYWNSTTNAWTAISDIAIDSIQAIGDLYPTNSIGQAYPSVSVSPDGQVVYAIWTGPEFTGVPSAATLDTAEAVYWRDLYHAFSTDGGSNWTYGGVLQGKNSKSEAFGHAAQWLEDAGDKYVAHIVYLEDQSPTVSLFAGVGTQDPLVYKTFDLPKPVSVEDGTTPFGFTLNQNYPNPFNPSTQITFNLAQAGNVSLKVFDVLGREVATLVNSELASGAHTVTFDASDLASGLYVYRLDAGNMTATRKMMLMK; translated from the coding sequence ATGCTTAAGAGAGCCTTTACAATATTCGCAGCAGTAGCGGTTTTCGCATCTGTCAGCTTCGCCCAGTCAGGCGCGGTTAAAGATGTTAAAAAAGTTCAGCTGCAAAACGAACATTACCAGGCACCTCAGGTTGTTACAGATAATGTACTTCCTTCAGTGTTCCCGGTAAATACACCAGCAGTTGGTGACACCATTGGTACCACTAACTATGACTATTTCACCAATAGCGTTGTTAGAAATCAGGTGTTCTTCAACCCGGCAGACGGCAAAGTTCACTTCGCAGTCATGCTGAGACAGCCAGGATCAAAGAGAGTAATTCATTACATCTATCCTGATGGCGCTGTTTATGCTAAAATGGTTCCTTTCGATTCAGTTGCTGCAGCTTCCGGCTGGCCTGATATCAGCGTTAAAAACGTTGGTTCAGATCTCGGTACAGTAGCAGTTGTAGGTCACACACCTTCAAAGCTTGGTATCTCTGACGGTGCTTCACCGTTTCTGGTAACCCAGTTCAATTCATCAACTGACCCGTCAGTTGCATGGGGCGGAGAAAACATTTTCCTCGCTGCTTCAGGCAACAGAACCCAGTTCCAGTTCTACAAGAGCGAAGACCTCGGTTCAACCTTCACCAACTGGGATTCTATCTCCAGCTACCACCCGACACCAATCTGGTGGGTTGAAAACGGCGGCGTTGAAGTTGGTATTGCTACCAGCCCTGACAACAACTACATTGCTTACTACGGTACTAATGCAGGTCAGGCAGGCGGCGGAGCTCACGTTTATAACCCGGTTTCAGCTGACTCAGCAGACAACTTCTGGGCAATTTACTCAACCAACGGCGGAACAAGCTTCACCGGTATGAGAATTGCAGCAGACGGTGTTATCGGTTTAGTAGCTAACAGACCTGGTTATGCTCCTTTATTTGAAAACTTCGGTCATGTTGATATGGCTGTTGCAAATAACGGTGTATGGCACGCAGTAGCTAACGGTTACGGTCTTACCTTTGACGGAACCGGAACTGCTACCGGCAACATGTTCCCGCTTATTTACTGGAACTCAACAACAAACGCATGGACCGCTATCTCTGATATCGCTATTGACAGCATCCAGGCAATCGGTGATCTTTATCCGACCAACTCAATCGGTCAGGCATATCCTTCAGTATCAGTTTCACCTGACGGTCAGGTTGTTTACGCAATCTGGACAGGTCCTGAATTCACCGGTGTTCCTTCAGCAGCTACTCTTGATACCGCTGAAGCAGTTTACTGGAGAGATCTCTATCATGCATTCTCAACCGACGGCGGTTCTAACTGGACCTACGGTGGTGTTCTGCAGGGTAAAAACAGCAAATCAGAAGCTTTCGGTCATGCTGCTCAGTGGCTTGAAGATGCAGGCGACAAATATGTTGCTCACATCGTTTATCTCGAAGATCAGTCACCGACTGTTTCTCTGTTCGCTGGTGTAGGCACACAGGATCCTCTCGTGTACAAGACCTTCGATCTGCCAAAACCTGTTTCAGTTGAAGACGGAACCACTCCGTTCGGATTCACCCTGAATCAGAACTATCCGAATCCGTTCAACCCTTCAACCCAGATTACATTCAACCTCGCTCAGGCAGGCAATGTATCACTGAAGGTATTTGACGTTCTCGGAAGAGAAGTAGCTACCCTCGTTAACAGCGAATTAGCTTCAGGCGCACATACAGTTACTTTTGATGCATCAGATCTCGCTTCCGGCTTATATGTTTACAGACTCGATGCTGGAAACATGACCGCCACACGCAAAATGATGCTCATGAAGTAA